A section of the Pseudomonas lini genome encodes:
- a CDS encoding elongation factor P: protein MKTGKELKPGMVIRLENDPWLVQKAEFTKSGRNSAIMKTKLKNLLTGYKTEIVYSADDKLDDVILDRKEATLSFISGDSYTFMDTTDYTMYELNAEDIEAVLPFVEEGMTDVCEAIFFEERLVSVELPTTIVRQVDYTEGSARGDTSGKVMKPAKLKNGTELSVADFIEIGDMIEIDTREGGSYKGRAK from the coding sequence ATGAAAACTGGTAAAGAACTGAAACCCGGGATGGTGATCCGTCTCGAAAACGATCCTTGGCTGGTTCAGAAAGCTGAATTCACCAAGTCGGGTCGTAACAGCGCGATCATGAAGACCAAGCTGAAAAACCTGCTGACCGGTTACAAGACCGAGATCGTTTACAGCGCCGACGACAAACTGGACGACGTAATCCTCGACCGTAAAGAAGCGACCCTGTCCTTCATCAGCGGCGACTCCTACACGTTCATGGACACCACCGACTACACCATGTACGAGCTGAACGCTGAAGACATCGAAGCCGTTCTGCCTTTCGTTGAAGAAGGCATGACCGATGTTTGCGAAGCGATCTTCTTCGAAGAGCGTCTGGTTTCCGTAGAACTGCCGACCACTATCGTGCGTCAGGTTGACTACACCGAAGGTTCCGCTCGCGGTGACACTTCCGGCAAGGTGATGAAGCCTGCCAAACTGAAGAACGGTACCGAGCTGTCGGTTGCCGACTTCATCGAAATCGGCGACATGATCGAGATCGATACCCGCGAAGGCGGTTCCTACAAAGGCCGTGCTAAATAA
- the earP gene encoding elongation factor P maturation arginine rhamnosyltransferase EarP, whose amino-acid sequence MPEMKTRWDIFCTVVDNFGDIGVTWRLARQLVAEHAVTVRLWVDDLRAFERLCPQIDINAAQQWQQGVEVRQWSADWQPTEAADVVIAAFACQLPSAYMEAMAEREKPPLWMNLDYLSAEDWVVGCHGLPSVKYKNVQKFFFFPGFRKGTGGLLRESGLLERRRQFQQSPQAQREFLQGLGIDRAPNAQLISLFAYENTGLASWLDTLAADSTPTHLLVPEGRILGDVTRWLGVDGLKAGAVHVRDALTVQVLPFVRQDQYDLLLWSCDFNAVRGEDSFVRAQWAGRPLLWHIYRQDEDIHLDKLDAFLTLYTQGLSEPAREAISGLWRAWNAGETMTDHWKSTRKHWPELEKHAETWCLEQALQADLAAALVQFYLNWI is encoded by the coding sequence ATGCCTGAAATGAAAACCCGCTGGGATATTTTTTGCACCGTGGTCGACAACTTCGGCGACATCGGTGTGACCTGGCGCCTGGCCCGACAGCTGGTGGCCGAACATGCCGTGACGGTGCGCTTGTGGGTCGACGACCTGCGGGCCTTCGAGCGTTTGTGTCCGCAAATCGATATCAACGCTGCGCAGCAGTGGCAACAGGGCGTCGAGGTGCGGCAGTGGTCGGCCGACTGGCAGCCCACCGAAGCCGCTGATGTCGTCATCGCCGCATTCGCCTGCCAGTTGCCGAGTGCTTATATGGAGGCCATGGCCGAACGGGAAAAACCGCCGCTGTGGATGAACCTCGATTATCTGAGTGCTGAAGACTGGGTCGTTGGCTGCCACGGCTTGCCGTCGGTGAAGTACAAGAACGTGCAGAAGTTCTTTTTCTTCCCGGGGTTCCGCAAGGGCACCGGCGGCTTACTGCGTGAAAGCGGATTGCTGGAGCGGCGTCGGCAGTTTCAGCAAAGTCCGCAAGCTCAGCGAGAATTCCTGCAAGGCCTGGGAATTGATCGCGCGCCGAATGCACAGTTGATCTCGCTGTTTGCCTACGAAAATACCGGGCTGGCCAGTTGGCTCGACACGCTGGCGGCCGATTCGACGCCGACGCATCTGCTGGTACCCGAAGGCCGTATTCTCGGCGACGTCACACGCTGGCTCGGGGTGGATGGGTTGAAGGCCGGGGCGGTGCATGTGCGCGATGCCTTGACCGTGCAAGTTCTGCCATTCGTCCGACAGGATCAATATGACCTGCTGCTGTGGAGCTGCGATTTCAACGCCGTGCGCGGCGAAGACTCCTTTGTCCGCGCCCAATGGGCTGGTCGTCCGCTGCTCTGGCATATCTATCGGCAGGACGAAGATATCCATCTGGACAAGCTCGATGCTTTCCTGACCCTGTACACCCAAGGCCTGTCCGAGCCTGCCCGCGAGGCGATCAGCGGTCTATGGCGGGCATGGAATGCAGGTGAGACAATGACGGACCACTGGAAATCAACCCGCAAACATTGGCCTGAACTGGAAAAACATGCCGAGACATGGTGTCTGGAACAAGCCTTGCAGGCAGATCTTGCCGCAGCGCTGGTACAGTTTTACCTAAATTGGATATGA
- a CDS encoding transcription elongation factor GreAB: MHKPTVHQLIIDKLRIDLDIAERAAQTAYETATHEENIAENKYDTLGLEASYLAAGQARRVEEIRQSLTLCQNLTLRPYDDQRGIEVGALLGLEDEKGREQWLFLAPDAAGLKVDLVGQLITVITPRSPLGKSLLGKFEGDEVEILVAGARQQFSVTEVV; the protein is encoded by the coding sequence ATGCACAAGCCAACCGTCCACCAACTGATTATCGACAAGCTGCGGATCGATCTCGACATCGCCGAGCGGGCCGCGCAAACCGCTTACGAAACCGCGACCCACGAAGAAAACATAGCCGAAAACAAGTACGACACGTTGGGGCTGGAGGCGTCTTATCTGGCGGCCGGACAGGCCAGACGAGTGGAAGAAATCAGGCAGTCATTGACCCTTTGCCAGAACCTGACACTGCGGCCTTATGACGATCAGCGCGGTATCGAAGTCGGTGCCCTGCTGGGTCTGGAAGACGAAAAGGGTCGCGAACAATGGCTATTCCTGGCCCCTGACGCGGCCGGGTTGAAAGTTGATCTGGTGGGGCAACTGATTACTGTCATCACCCCTCGCTCACCGCTGGGCAAAAGCCTGCTGGGCAAGTTCGAAGGGGATGAAGTGGAGATTCTGGTGGCGGGCGCTCGGCAACAGTTTTCTGTTACCGAGGTGGTCTAG
- the cysB gene encoding HTH-type transcriptional regulator CysB, which yields MKLQQLRYIWEVAHHDLNVSATAQSLYTSQPGISKQIRLLEDELGVEVFARSGKHLTRVTPAGERIITTAGEILRKVESIKQIAQEFSNEKKGTLSIATTHTQARYALPPVISNFIKQYPDVALHMHQGSPMQIAEMAADGTVDFAIATEALELFGDLVMMPCYRWNRCVVVPQGHPLTKLSKLTLEALAEYPIVTYVFGFTGRSKLDEAFSHRGLTPKVVFTAADADVIKTYVRLGLGVGIVAKMAVDTKLDSDLVVLDASELFESSITKIGFRRGTFLRGFMCDFIEKFAPHLTREVMAKAIQCHNKQELEELFDGVELPVH from the coding sequence ATGAAGCTTCAACAATTGCGCTACATCTGGGAAGTGGCGCACCACGACCTCAACGTTTCTGCTACAGCCCAAAGCCTCTACACCTCGCAACCGGGCATCAGCAAACAGATCCGTCTGCTGGAAGACGAATTGGGGGTCGAGGTTTTCGCCCGCAGCGGTAAGCACTTGACCCGTGTTACCCCGGCCGGCGAGCGCATCATCACCACCGCTGGTGAGATCCTGCGCAAAGTTGAAAGCATCAAGCAGATCGCCCAGGAGTTCTCCAACGAGAAAAAAGGCACCCTGTCGATCGCCACCACGCACACCCAGGCGCGTTATGCGTTGCCACCGGTGATCAGCAATTTCATCAAGCAATACCCGGACGTTGCCCTGCACATGCACCAGGGTTCGCCGATGCAGATCGCCGAGATGGCCGCTGACGGCACCGTCGATTTCGCCATCGCCACCGAAGCGCTGGAACTGTTCGGCGACCTGGTGATGATGCCGTGCTACCGCTGGAACCGCTGCGTAGTGGTGCCTCAAGGCCATCCGCTGACCAAGCTGTCGAAGCTGACCCTCGAAGCCCTGGCCGAATACCCGATCGTGACCTACGTGTTCGGTTTCACCGGCCGTTCGAAACTCGACGAAGCCTTCAGCCATCGTGGCCTGACACCGAAAGTGGTGTTCACCGCCGCCGACGCCGACGTGATCAAGACTTACGTTCGTCTGGGCCTGGGCGTGGGCATCGTGGCGAAAATGGCGGTCGACACCAAGCTCGATAGCGACCTGGTAGTGCTCGATGCCAGCGAGTTGTTCGAATCCAGCATTACCAAAATCGGTTTCCGTCGCGGCACGTTCCTGCGTGGTTTCATGTGCGACTTCATCGAGAAATTCGCGCCGCACCTGACCCGCGAAGTGATGGCCAAGGCCATTCAGTGCCACAACAAACAGGAACTGGAAGAGCTGTTCGACGGCGTCGAACTGCCGGTGCATTAA
- a CDS encoding universal stress protein, translated as MIHSMLYATDLGLYAPFVMQHALALARTFNADLYVVHAVEPMGLFAESVLQSYLDEQALNEFHSQGLNTVIANIEQRVLDSFREELGDEGEQDLQRIRAVRVLQGDPSQVILDQAQKLSVDLLIVGSHSHGAGAETPLGRTAARVLQLSRVPVYLVPLMERRRKGDR; from the coding sequence ATGATTCATTCGATGCTGTATGCCACCGACCTCGGTCTGTATGCACCTTTTGTGATGCAGCATGCGTTGGCACTGGCTCGAACATTCAATGCCGATTTGTATGTGGTGCATGCGGTTGAGCCAATGGGGTTGTTCGCCGAATCGGTGCTTCAGAGTTACCTCGATGAGCAGGCCTTGAACGAGTTTCACAGTCAGGGTCTGAATACGGTAATTGCCAATATCGAGCAGCGGGTGCTCGACAGCTTTCGCGAAGAACTGGGGGATGAGGGGGAGCAGGATTTGCAACGGATTCGGGCAGTGCGGGTACTGCAAGGCGATCCGTCGCAGGTGATTCTCGACCAGGCGCAGAAACTCTCCGTCGATTTGCTGATCGTAGGGAGTCACAGTCATGGCGCTGGCGCGGAAACGCCATTGGGCAGGACCGCTGCGCGTGTGTTGCAGCTGTCCCGGGTGCCGGTCTATCTGGTGCCACTGATGGAGCGTCGCCGCAAAGGGGATCGCTAG
- a CDS encoding 5'-nucleotidase, with amino-acid sequence MANGIDDKLVLAISSRALFDLSESHKVYLSSGVEAYRQYQIEHEDEILEPGDAFPLVEKLLNLNASLGRARVEVILVSRNSADTGLRVFNSIHHYGLAISRAAFVGGRSPYPYLKAFGCDLFLSTHSDDVRSALEAGFAAATILSGGASRAASDELRIAFDGDAVLFSDESERVYQSGGLAAFQASEREAAREPLRGGPFKGFLAALNLLQREFPDDACPIRTALVTARSAPAHERVIRTLREWDIRLDESLFLGGLTKSAFLEAFAADVFFDDQAGHCELAREVVATGHVPHGISNEPSI; translated from the coding sequence ATGGCCAATGGCATAGACGACAAACTGGTGCTGGCGATTTCTTCGCGGGCGCTGTTCGACTTGAGTGAAAGCCACAAGGTTTATCTGTCGAGCGGTGTCGAGGCCTATCGGCAATACCAGATCGAACACGAAGACGAAATTCTCGAACCCGGCGATGCGTTCCCGTTGGTGGAAAAACTCCTGAATCTGAACGCCAGTCTCGGCCGTGCCCGGGTCGAGGTGATCCTGGTGTCGCGCAACAGCGCCGACACCGGCCTGCGGGTTTTCAATTCGATTCATCACTATGGCCTGGCGATCTCGCGTGCGGCATTTGTCGGCGGACGCAGTCCTTATCCGTACCTCAAGGCCTTTGGCTGCGACCTGTTTCTTTCGACCCATTCCGACGATGTGCGCAGTGCGCTGGAGGCGGGTTTCGCCGCAGCGACTATTCTGTCGGGCGGTGCCAGTCGCGCCGCCAGTGATGAATTGCGCATTGCTTTCGACGGTGACGCGGTGCTGTTTTCCGATGAGTCGGAGCGGGTCTATCAGTCGGGAGGCCTGGCGGCGTTTCAGGCCAGCGAGCGGGAGGCCGCTCGCGAGCCTTTGCGCGGCGGGCCGTTCAAGGGTTTCCTCGCGGCGCTCAACCTTTTGCAGCGTGAGTTCCCCGATGATGCCTGTCCAATCCGCACTGCGCTGGTGACCGCGCGCTCGGCGCCGGCTCATGAACGGGTGATCCGCACCTTGCGCGAATGGGACATCCGTCTGGACGAATCGCTGTTCCTTGGGGGGCTGACCAAATCGGCTTTTCTCGAAGCCTTTGCCGCCGACGTATTTTTCGACGATCAGGCCGGCCATTGCGAGCTGGCCCGCGAAGTGGTCGCCACCGGTCATGTGCCGCATGGCATCAGTAACGAGCCGTCGATTTAA
- a CDS encoding putative 2-dehydropantoate 2-reductase: protein MTDTVVKPRIGIIGTGAIGGFYGLMLARAGFDVHFLLRSEFSAVAERGLHLDHASLGPLVLNPVQAYSSAADMPPCDWLLVGAKTTSNADLAPAIIQAAAPDAKVLLLQNGLDVEDSLRELLPDSLHLLGGLCLICVHRAGPGVITHQALGAVNVGYHSGPAADEQTRMNIVEEGAGLFRSAGIDSSAMPNLQQARWQKLVWNIPYNGLSVLLGASTTPLMTDADSRALIQALMAEVVQGAKACGHDIPPGYADYLFMMTEKMPDYWPSMYHDFLHKRPLELDAIYTRPLAAAKAAGCELPRIEALYRSLSFIDRHNH from the coding sequence ATGACAGACACAGTGGTCAAGCCGAGAATCGGCATCATCGGGACCGGCGCAATCGGTGGTTTCTACGGGCTGATGCTGGCGCGTGCCGGCTTCGATGTGCACTTTTTGTTGCGCAGTGAGTTTTCAGCGGTAGCTGAGCGCGGCTTGCATCTCGACCATGCGTCGTTGGGCCCGCTGGTCTTGAATCCGGTTCAGGCGTATTCGTCGGCCGCAGACATGCCCCCCTGCGACTGGCTGCTGGTAGGCGCCAAGACCACCAGTAACGCGGACCTGGCACCGGCCATTATTCAAGCCGCGGCACCTGATGCCAAAGTACTGCTGCTGCAAAATGGCCTGGACGTCGAAGACAGTCTGCGCGAGTTGCTTCCCGATTCGCTGCACCTGCTGGGTGGGCTCTGTCTGATCTGCGTCCATCGCGCCGGCCCAGGGGTCATTACCCATCAGGCGCTCGGGGCCGTGAACGTTGGCTATCACAGCGGCCCCGCCGCCGATGAACAGACGCGCATGAATATCGTCGAGGAGGGTGCCGGACTGTTTCGCAGTGCGGGCATCGACTCCTCGGCCATGCCAAACCTGCAACAGGCGCGTTGGCAGAAACTGGTCTGGAATATCCCCTACAACGGTCTGTCGGTTCTGCTGGGAGCCAGCACCACGCCATTGATGACGGATGCCGACAGCCGCGCGCTAATTCAGGCCTTGATGGCCGAAGTGGTTCAGGGGGCCAAGGCCTGTGGGCACGATATACCGCCGGGTTACGCCGATTATCTGTTCATGATGACCGAGAAAATGCCCGACTATTGGCCGAGCATGTACCACGACTTCCTGCACAAGCGACCGCTGGAACTGGACGCGATCTACACTCGGCCACTGGCAGCGGCGAAGGCGGCGGGATGTGAATTGCCACGAATAGAAGCCTTGTATCGCAGCTTGAGTTTTATCGACCGACATAATCACTGA
- a CDS encoding thioredoxin family protein, which yields MNTDSLCRPSDIVPPSIVVESELTDFDADQRLLAMNGISLVIFTSVGCASCRFAREQLPRFDLAVDRLCWIDAGNNGGVVERYRVFHLPALFVVRDGEFFGALQSRLTRTALNEALGQALSRQAEELP from the coding sequence ATGAACACGGACTCCCTGTGTCGGCCATCTGACATCGTTCCTCCCAGTATAGTGGTCGAATCGGAACTGACCGATTTCGACGCCGACCAACGGCTGTTGGCGATGAACGGTATTTCCCTGGTGATCTTTACCAGCGTCGGCTGCGCCAGTTGCCGATTTGCCCGTGAGCAACTGCCCAGGTTTGATCTGGCGGTCGATCGACTGTGCTGGATCGATGCCGGAAACAATGGCGGGGTGGTCGAGCGTTATCGGGTCTTTCATTTGCCGGCGCTGTTTGTGGTGCGCGACGGTGAGTTCTTCGGGGCGCTACAGTCGCGTCTGACCCGTACGGCGCTCAACGAGGCCCTGGGTCAGGCGTTGAGTCGACAAGCAGAGGAGTTGCCATGA
- a CDS encoding PilZ domain-containing protein: MRRYLPHPDDVPVELTLFKHECISRQQLHTISLGGMACNYHRAWRHGTALEVRMPTLNPDLRFLGYVAWCLRRKRGYLVGIAFIDEQTLFSARMGEQVCQIERYRRQHDAQDDLQDIQALALEWVQQHADEFSHDTVRKAFA; this comes from the coding sequence ATGAGACGTTATCTTCCTCATCCTGATGATGTGCCCGTCGAATTAACGTTGTTCAAACATGAGTGTATTTCGCGACAACAGCTGCACACTATCAGCCTCGGTGGCATGGCTTGCAATTACCACCGCGCGTGGCGCCACGGTACGGCGCTGGAAGTACGCATGCCGACCTTGAACCCGGACTTGCGTTTTCTGGGTTATGTGGCTTGGTGCCTGCGACGCAAACGCGGCTATCTGGTCGGCATCGCCTTTATTGACGAACAGACGCTGTTCAGTGCCAGGATGGGCGAACAGGTGTGTCAGATCGAACGTTACCGCCGCCAGCATGACGCGCAGGACGACCTGCAGGACATTCAGGCTCTCGCTCTCGAATGGGTCCAGCAGCATGCCGACGAGTTCTCCCACGACACGGTTCGCAAGGCATTTGCATAG
- a CDS encoding 3-deoxy-7-phosphoheptulonate synthase, protein MADLPINDLNVASNETLITPDQLKRDIPLSDAALRTVTKGREVIRNILDGTDHRLFVVIGPCSIHDIKAAHEYAERLKVLAAEVSDTLYLVMRVYFEKPRTTVGWKGLINDPYLDDSFKIQDGLHIGRQLLLDLAEMGLPTATEALDPISPQYLQDLISWSAIGARTTESQTHREMASGLSSAVGFKNGTDGGLTVAINALQSVSSPHRFLGINQEGGVSIVTTKGNAYGHVVLRGGNGKPNYDSVSVALCEQALNKAKIKPNIMVDCSHANSNKDPALQPLVMENVANQILEGNQSIIGLMVESHLNWGCQAIPKDLADLQYGVSITDACIDWTATENTLRSMHAKLKDVLPKRDRS, encoded by the coding sequence ATGGCTGATTTACCGATCAACGACCTTAACGTCGCCTCCAACGAGACCCTGATCACTCCCGATCAGCTCAAGCGTGATATCCCTCTGAGCGATGCTGCCCTGCGCACCGTCACCAAGGGCCGCGAAGTCATTCGCAACATTCTTGATGGCACCGACCACCGCCTGTTCGTCGTGATCGGGCCATGCTCGATCCATGACATCAAGGCTGCCCACGAATACGCCGAGCGCCTGAAAGTGCTCGCGGCGGAAGTGTCCGATACCCTGTATCTGGTCATGCGCGTGTATTTCGAGAAGCCACGCACCACCGTTGGCTGGAAAGGCTTGATCAACGACCCGTACCTGGACGACTCGTTCAAGATTCAGGATGGCCTGCACATCGGTCGTCAGTTGCTGCTGGACCTGGCCGAGATGGGCCTGCCGACCGCGACCGAAGCCCTCGACCCGATCTCCCCGCAATACTTGCAGGACCTGATCAGCTGGTCGGCGATCGGCGCACGCACCACCGAATCCCAGACTCACCGTGAAATGGCTTCCGGCCTGTCCTCGGCCGTTGGCTTCAAGAACGGCACCGACGGCGGCCTGACGGTGGCCATCAACGCCCTGCAATCGGTGTCCAGTCCGCACCGTTTCCTAGGTATCAACCAGGAAGGTGGCGTGTCGATCGTCACCACCAAGGGCAATGCCTACGGTCACGTGGTGTTGCGCGGCGGCAACGGCAAACCGAACTACGATTCGGTCAGCGTCGCGCTCTGTGAGCAAGCGCTGAACAAGGCGAAAATCAAGCCGAACATCATGGTCGATTGCAGCCACGCCAACTCCAACAAGGACCCGGCCCTGCAACCGCTGGTGATGGAGAACGTCGCCAACCAGATCCTCGAAGGCAACCAGTCGATCATCGGCCTGATGGTCGAAAGTCACCTGAACTGGGGCTGCCAGGCGATCCCGAAAGACCTCGCCGACCTGCAATACGGCGTGTCGATCACCGATGCCTGCATCGACTGGACCGCCACCGAAAACACCTTGCGCAGTATGCACGCCAAGCTCAAGGACGTGCTGCCGAAACGCGATCGCAGCTGA
- a CDS encoding GNAT family N-acetyltransferase: protein MSEALSIHHDQAGHQFETTVDGYRAYLTYMDLGKQTLDIYRTFVPNALRGRGIAAALTEQALQYAEEMGYTVIPSCSYVERYMERHARHAAKL, encoded by the coding sequence ATGAGCGAGGCGTTGTCCATCCACCATGACCAGGCTGGTCATCAGTTCGAGACCACTGTGGACGGTTATCGTGCCTACCTGACCTATATGGATCTGGGAAAACAGACCCTGGATATTTATCGTACCTTTGTGCCCAACGCGCTGCGTGGTCGCGGCATCGCGGCGGCGTTGACCGAGCAGGCACTGCAATACGCCGAGGAAATGGGCTACACGGTCATTCCATCGTGTTCCTACGTAGAGCGCTACATGGAGCGTCACGCGCGGCATGCCGCCAAGCTGTGA
- the oprI gene encoding outer membrane lipoprotei OprI, translating to MNNVLKFSALALAAVLATGCSSVSKETEARLTATEDAAARSQARADEAYRKADEALAAAQKAQQTADEANERALRMLEKASRK from the coding sequence ATGAACAACGTTCTGAAATTCTCTGCTCTGGCTCTGGCCGCAGTTCTGGCTACCGGTTGCAGCAGCGTATCGAAAGAAACCGAAGCACGTCTGACTGCTACTGAAGACGCAGCAGCTCGCTCCCAGGCTCGTGCAGACGAAGCTTACCGTAAAGCTGATGAAGCTCTGGCTGCTGCTCAAAAAGCACAACAGACTGCTGACGAAGCTAACGAGCGTGCTCTGCGCATGCTGGAAAAAGCTAGCCGCAAGTAA
- a CDS encoding L,D-transpeptidase family protein: MLPRFPAVTRCLSLAALCVAGPVAALELPLPPPGEDIIGQVQVIKAKYEDTFADLGTTYDLGYSEMVAANPGVDPWLPGAGTEVVLPTRFILPPGPREGIVINLAEYRLYYFPKGRNVVYTFPLGIGREGWGSPIAHTSIVAKTPNPTWTPPASIKAEHAADGDPLPNVVPAGPDNPLGPFKFTLGTPGYLIHGSNKKFGIGMRTSHGCFRMFNNNVLEMAGMVPVGTSVRILNDPYKFGLSGGKVYLEAHTPLDDKGNPSVVDKHTAVINAMLKREDITNNLRMNWDVVRDVVAAEDGLPVEIAVPGTSAPMVTSAPIDLQQ; this comes from the coding sequence ATGTTGCCGCGCTTTCCCGCCGTCACCCGCTGCCTGTCTCTTGCCGCCCTCTGTGTCGCGGGTCCGGTAGCAGCATTGGAGCTACCCCTGCCACCCCCTGGTGAAGACATCATTGGCCAGGTGCAAGTGATCAAGGCCAAGTACGAAGACACCTTCGCCGACCTTGGTACCACCTACGATCTGGGCTACTCGGAAATGGTCGCGGCCAACCCAGGCGTTGATCCATGGTTGCCGGGCGCGGGTACCGAAGTGGTGCTGCCGACGCGCTTCATCCTGCCGCCGGGGCCCCGTGAAGGCATCGTCATCAACCTGGCTGAATACCGTCTTTACTATTTCCCGAAAGGCCGGAACGTGGTGTACACCTTCCCGCTGGGTATCGGTCGTGAAGGCTGGGGCTCGCCGATTGCTCACACCAGCATCGTCGCGAAAACACCGAACCCGACCTGGACGCCTCCAGCGTCGATCAAGGCAGAGCACGCCGCTGATGGTGATCCATTGCCGAATGTGGTGCCAGCCGGCCCGGACAACCCGCTGGGGCCGTTCAAGTTCACACTGGGCACTCCGGGCTACCTGATCCACGGCTCGAACAAGAAGTTCGGTATCGGCATGCGCACCAGCCACGGTTGCTTCCGCATGTTCAACAACAATGTGCTGGAAATGGCTGGCATGGTGCCAGTAGGGACGTCGGTGCGCATCCTTAACGACCCGTACAAGTTCGGCCTCAGTGGCGGCAAGGTTTATCTGGAAGCGCACACGCCGCTGGACGACAAGGGCAACCCTTCGGTAGTCGACAAGCACACCGCAGTGATCAATGCGATGCTCAAGCGTGAGGACATCACCAACAACTTGCGCATGAACTGGGATGTTGTGCGTGACGTGGTGGCCGCTGAAGATGGTCTGCCGGTGGAAATCGCGGTACCGGGTACCTCGGCACCGATGGTCACGAGTGCACCGATCGACCTGCAGCAGTAA
- a CDS encoding arylesterase: MRVWFLSAGLALMCMAQNAAAGTVLIVGDSISAGFGLDTRLGWVSLLEQRLKHEGFDDKVVNASISGDTSAGGRARLPALLAEHKPALVILELGGNDGLRGMLPTQLQQNLASMIDSSRASGAKVLLLGMQLPPNYGARYTQAFAEAFTKVANEKKIPLVPFFLDGVGGHPDLMQGDGLHPAAAAQDKLLENVWPTLKPLL; this comes from the coding sequence ATGCGTGTGTGGTTTTTGAGTGCTGGCCTGGCCTTGATGTGTATGGCCCAGAACGCAGCGGCGGGTACAGTCCTGATCGTTGGCGATAGTATCAGCGCCGGTTTCGGCCTGGATACCCGCTTGGGGTGGGTGTCATTGCTCGAGCAACGGCTCAAGCACGAAGGTTTCGACGATAAAGTGGTCAATGCATCCATCAGCGGCGACACCAGTGCCGGAGGCCGGGCGCGGCTGCCGGCGCTGCTTGCAGAGCATAAGCCTGCGCTGGTTATCCTAGAGTTGGGGGGCAACGATGGGTTGCGCGGAATGCTGCCAACACAATTGCAACAAAATCTTGCGTCGATGATCGACAGCTCCCGCGCCAGTGGTGCCAAGGTATTGCTACTGGGCATGCAACTGCCACCCAACTACGGTGCGCGTTACACCCAGGCCTTTGCCGAGGCTTTCACCAAGGTCGCCAACGAGAAAAAGATCCCGCTGGTGCCGTTTTTTCTCGACGGTGTGGGCGGTCATCCAGACCTGATGCAAGGCGACGGCCTGCACCCGGCTGCGGCGGCTCAGGACAAGTTGCTGGAAAATGTCTGGCCGACACTGAAACCGCTGCTTTGA
- a CDS encoding ABC transporter ATP-binding protein yields the protein MGVSILTAKNLSKVVPSAEGELTILHELSLELNKGDSLAIVGASGSGKSTLLGLLAGLDLPSSGEVTLAGQGLSNLDEDQRARIRAEHVGFVFQSFQLLDSLNALENVMLPLELDGRKDARERATELLQRVGLGQRLTHSPRQLSGGEQQRVAIARAFAAEPDVLFADEPTGNLDSHTGERISDLLFELNQESGTTLVLVTHDERLAHRCRRLIRLEAGLLVAPLEP from the coding sequence ATGGGCGTAAGCATTCTCACCGCGAAGAACCTCAGCAAAGTGGTTCCCAGCGCGGAAGGTGAACTGACTATCCTGCACGAACTCAGCCTGGAACTGAACAAGGGCGATAGCCTGGCCATCGTCGGCGCCTCCGGTTCCGGCAAATCCACCCTCCTCGGCCTGCTCGCCGGCCTCGACCTGCCGAGCAGCGGCGAAGTCACCCTCGCCGGGCAAGGCTTGAGCAATCTCGATGAAGACCAACGCGCGCGCATACGTGCCGAGCACGTGGGGTTTGTCTTTCAATCATTCCAGCTGCTGGACAGTCTCAACGCTTTGGAAAACGTCATGCTGCCGCTGGAACTCGATGGCCGCAAAGACGCCCGTGAGCGCGCCACCGAACTGCTGCAGCGGGTCGGCCTGGGCCAGCGCCTGACTCACTCACCGCGCCAGCTTTCCGGTGGCGAGCAGCAGCGCGTGGCGATTGCCCGGGCGTTCGCCGCCGAGCCCGACGTGCTGTTCGCCGATGAACCCACCGGCAATCTCGATAGCCACACCGGCGAGCGCATCAGCGATCTGCTGTTCGAACTCAACCAGGAAAGCGGCACGACCCTGGTGCTGGTGACCCACGACGAACGCCTGGCACATCGCTGCCGGCGCCTGATCCGCCTTGAAGCCGGCCTGCTGGTCGCCCCTCTGGAGCCTTGA